Proteins encoded by one window of Nitrincola iocasae:
- the rpsQ gene encoding 30S ribosomal protein S17: MSAEKRIRTVTGKVISDKMDKTITVMVERKEKHPIYGKFVRRSTKLHAHDADNACRIGDLVTIQESRPLSKSKTWVLVQIEEQANKALMAVEEPAAEV, translated from the coding sequence ATGAGCGCAGAAAAACGTATTCGTACTGTGACCGGTAAGGTCATTAGTGACAAGATGGATAAAACCATCACGGTGATGGTAGAGCGTAAAGAAAAACACCCGATTTACGGAAAGTTTGTTCGTCGCTCCACCAAGCTGCATGCTCACGATGCTGATAATGCTTGCCGTATCGGTGATCTGGTAACGATTCAGGAGTCACGTCCTTTATCTAAATCCAAGACATGGGTACTGGTTCAAATCGAAGAACAGGCAAATAAAGCGTTAATGGCAGTTGAAGAGCCTGCCGCAGAGGTGTAA
- the rpmC gene encoding 50S ribosomal protein L29: protein MKATELREQTAEELQQTLLGLLKDQFNLRMQKATGQLAQNHLLGQVRRDIARVKTVLKQKAGA from the coding sequence ATGAAAGCGACTGAACTGCGCGAACAAACTGCAGAAGAGCTTCAGCAGACGTTGCTAGGTCTGCTGAAAGACCAGTTCAATCTGCGCATGCAGAAAGCGACCGGTCAGCTGGCTCAGAATCACCTTTTAGGCCAGGTACGTCGCGACATTGCTCGCGTCAAAACTGTTCTTAAGCAAAAGGCAGGTGCATAA
- the rplP gene encoding 50S ribosomal protein L16 → MLQPKRLKYRKVMKGRNRGLAQRGSKVSFGEYALKATGRGRITARQIEAARRTMTRHVKRGGKIWIRVFPDKPITTKPLEVRMGKGKGNVEYWVAQIQPGKVLFEISGVSEQLVSEAFALAAAKLPVTTTIVKRTVM, encoded by the coding sequence ATGCTGCAACCAAAACGACTTAAGTACCGCAAGGTGATGAAAGGCCGTAACCGCGGCCTGGCACAGCGTGGCAGCAAGGTCAGCTTTGGTGAGTATGCGCTGAAAGCGACCGGTCGCGGTCGTATTACAGCGCGTCAGATCGAAGCGGCTCGTCGTACCATGACGCGTCATGTAAAGCGTGGTGGTAAGATCTGGATTCGGGTGTTCCCGGACAAACCGATCACGACCAAGCCCCTTGAAGTACGTATGGGTAAAGGTAAGGGTAACGTAGAATACTGGGTTGCACAGATCCAGCCAGGCAAGGTGCTGTTTGAAATCAGTGGTGTCAGCGAGCAGCTGGTATCTGAAGCCTTCGCTCTGGCTGCTGCAAAGCTGCCTGTAACTACAACCATAGTTAAACGGACGGTGATGTAA
- the rplN gene encoding 50S ribosomal protein L14 produces MIQTESMLDVADNSGAKRVQCIKVLGGSHRRYAGVGDVIKVTVKEAIPRGKVKKGQVLKAVVVRTRKGVRRPDGSIIRFDVNSAVLLNNNGAPIGTRIFGPVTRELRTEKFMKIISLAPEVL; encoded by the coding sequence ATGATTCAGACTGAATCGATGCTTGATGTCGCTGATAACAGCGGTGCCAAGCGAGTACAGTGTATTAAGGTCCTGGGCGGTTCTCACCGTCGCTACGCCGGTGTTGGTGATGTCATCAAAGTCACCGTTAAGGAAGCAATTCCGCGTGGTAAGGTGAAAAAAGGTCAGGTTCTTAAAGCTGTCGTAGTACGTACCCGTAAAGGTGTCCGTCGTCCGGATGGTTCCATCATCCGTTTCGATGTTAACTCAGCGGTTTTGCTGAATAACAACGGCGCACCAATCGGTACTCGTATCTTCGGCCCAGTAACGCGTGAACTTCGTACTGAGAAGTTCATGAAGATCATTTCCCTGGCGCCTGAAGTGCTCTGA